In the Daphnia pulicaria isolate SC F1-1A chromosome 2, SC_F0-13Bv2, whole genome shotgun sequence genome, one interval contains:
- the LOC124326899 gene encoding uncharacterized protein LOC124326899, with product MFASAIIFAAAVPLVLANNAPTYSSDVSSTADNSCENYPPLSGAKVPQNGKASNSSYPDDGCGDYSVRFKGDGYRYSLLKKGPCENVLFWITVDPYTYEGICTPRLCGREKVFVGRDGLCHDVYDTKECRGGRRLYYSAYGDPICDCPIGQYPFPSEEDDCVPLFTQGPCPTNQVVSVSSSGKLECFPNTCQLVDRYQDCLLQLVPVKQSRISNDDNGDEYGYCYGLGTRGPCSPSELFGYNIFHCQGECVDMP from the exons ATGTTTGCTTCAGCCATAATATTTGCAGCTGCTGTCCCACTGGTATTGGCAAACAACGCGCCAACCTATTCTAGTGATGTCTCCAGTACGGCCGACAATTCGTGTGAGAATTATCCTCCGCTTAGTGGTGCAAAAGTTCCACAAAATGGAAAAGCGTCTAATTCTTCTTATCCTGATGATGGCTGTGGAGACTATTCTGTCCGATTTAAGGGCGATGGATACCGTTATTCACTTCTGAAGAAAGGACCTTGTGAGAATGTGTTATTTTGGATTACGGTCGACCCGTATACTTACGAG GGAATATGCACTCCTCGCCTTTGTGGCAGAGAAAAAGTGTTCGTCGGTCGAGATGGTCTTTGTCACGATGTTTACGATACTAAAGAGTGTCGCGGAGGTAGGCGTCTTTATTACTCGGCTTACGGAGATCCAATTTGTGATTGTCCTATTGGGCAATATCCATTCCCATCGGAAGAAGACGATTGCGTTCCTTTATTTACTCAAG ggccGTGTCCAACCAATCAGGTTGTATCCGTTAGTTCATCTGGTAAATTAGAGTGTTTCCCCAACACTTGTCAACTTGTTGATAGATATCAGGACTGCCTCCTGCAATTGGTCCCAGTTAAACAATCAAGAATAAGTAACGATGACAACGGCGATGAATATGGATACTGCTATGGGTTAGGCACTCGTGGACCTTGCTCACCTTCTGAACTTTTTGGTTACAACATCTTTCACTGTCAGGGAGAGTGTGTTGACATGCCCTAG
- the LOC124327258 gene encoding protein atonal homolog 1-like — protein MSQRLFYPGDEAVLPGESAHFLLADELPYYNNSSTPNLPSCGYQHHGDENLYRTPSIAIHQQPSGFPPLPPPPHASVPISDGANPGDGGGNSPGGYPTDASDFTQLTSIVRHNSINGMSAAGFDEPVEPAKCSIQQQPPVRPLSDHETWKPPRPEVVVALEAQHQTIKQESGPNNPQIGRKKNAKKSVANGQNASRSKRGSDAGSPNKSTTATNAAAASTAAPPVEVMKKRRTAANARERRRMNSLNDAFEKLREVVPSLGSDRKLSKFETLQMAQTYINALHELVKHH, from the coding sequence ATGTCGCAGCGTTTGTTCTATCCGGGCGACGAGGCCGTTCTGCCGGGCGAAAGTGCGCATTTCCTGCTGGCTGACGAACTGCCTTACTACAACAACAGTAGTACGCCAAATTTGCCCAGTTGTGGATACCAGCACCACGGAGACGAGAATCTCTACCGGACTCCGTCGATCGCCATCCATCAGCAGCCGTCCGGATTcccaccgctgccgccgccgccacacgCCTCAGTTCCGATTTCCGATGGCGCAAATCCCGGTGACGGCGGAGGTAATTCACCCGGTGGCTACCCGACCGACGCGTCTGATTTCACCCAGTTGACCAGCATCGTTCGCCATAATTCAATCAACGGGATGTCGGCGGCCGGATTCGACGAGCCAGTCGAGCCAGCCAAGTgttccatccagcagcagccacccgTTCGACCGCTGTCCGACCACGAGACGTGGAAGCCACCTAGACCGGAGGTCGTCGTAGCCCTGGAAGCCCAGCACCAGACCATCAAACAGGAATCCGGACCGAATAACCCGCAAATTGGCCGGAAGAAAAATGCCAAAAAATCCGTGGCAAACGGCCAGAACGCTTCCAGGAGCAAACGCGGCAGCGACGCTGGTAGCCCCAACAAAAGTACAACGGCGACCAatgcggcggcggcgtcgaCGGCGGCTCCGCCGGTCGAAGTCATGAAGAAGAGACGGACGGCGGCCAACGCCCGAGAGCGTCGCCGCATGAACAGCCTGAACGACGCCTTTGAGAAACTGCGCGAGGTTGTGCCGTCGCTGGGCAGCGACCGCAAACTCTCCAAATTTGAGACACTCCAGATGGCCCAGACCTACATCAACGCCCTCCACGAACTGGTTAAACATCACTGA